In the genome of Williamwhitmania sp., the window CGAAGTAAAGCATGGTGGCAAAGAGCGCAATGGTTATGTAGCGCAATAGGTAGGGTGTAGAAATAGACGCGGCTCCACCAATTGAGCTATTGCGCAGCTCGCTGAGGTTGTAGAGTCCAGCCACAAGAAAGTTAAATGCGGTGAGCAGAGCGATAATCAGAAAGGTGGATGTAAATGCAATGGAGTTGATTCTTTTTCGGGCTAAGGCAATTGCTATCGATACAAACAGCATGGTGTAGTTGAGCATCCAGAGTTCACGAAACTTAAAGTTGATGCTGAACGAGTTGCTAAAATCGGTAGTTGGCTCTAGATTTATTGGGTAAACATGGTGTAAGAGCGCAATAATCTCAACGCGGAAGGTAAAGTATGCTGCAATTATGAGCATGGCTGGCAAAACAATTGCAAAAATCTTATCGAACTCGTTTTGCAACTCGCTGCGAACCTTTAGGAAAAGCCACAGTGCAGCTCCAAGTGCTGCAGTAAGAAGCATGGAACTTAAAAATTGAATGTTCAGAAAGGGTGTTAATGAATCCTCCTGGCCGTAAATGGTAGAAAGGTAGCTACCCCAGTCGTGAATAATGCTGAAAAATGCTAGTAACAACAATGGATAGGAGAGACGGATATAAAATGGCTCATCACCTTTTTTACCAACCCATAGCAGCACAATTGCTTCGCCGGCCCAGAGCAGGGTAACCCAGTTTCCCTTAAGCTGAACCGGAATGGCAAGCGTAATAAATAGCAACACCATCCCTTGCAGCAGGCGCAAAAGGTTTTTGTCTACCATTCGCTTCTGGTATACAGCAAAGGCAACTCCCGCGTGTATCAATCCATTGATTACGGTGAATAGACCGAGAAAATCTTTTCCGGTTCCATGGCCTTTGAGCGTGGCATACCCTATGCTGAAAAAGATGAAGGAGTTGGCCAGCAGCACAACAATATCGTTGGCCGAGAATTTCTCCTCCCGTAGTAGCTTGTAGGCCAAAAAGGTGAGGTAAAAGGTGATGAAGAATATGGTGGAAAATAGCAAGGATAATCCAAAATGGGTATCAACGCTATACTTTATTGTAAACCATGAGAGGAAGATGAGCCAGGTAATACCAAAGGCCGCATTGTAAAGGGCTTTCCAGTATTGCTTGAAGGCAATGGCCAGAATGCCAATATTAATTATGGCTAAATAGGTAAACAGAACGGCAACCTTGCCAGAACCATCGCTTAGAAGGAACGGAACTGCATAGGCACCTACCATTCCAATGTGCGCAATTACCTGATTTCTGTAGGAAAGGGCCGACGCAACGGTAAGGATTGTAAACAGCAGCATAAGGCCAAATGCCACTGGCTGCGGGTAAAGGTCGTATAGGCTGTAGGCTAAAAAACTGATGAAATACATGATGGCCATGGCTCCACCTAGCAGCACTGCGCTGAAACTTTCAAACTTACTGCGAAGTTTAAAGGCGAAACCATAGAGAATGGCCCCGGCGAGGTAGCCCAGAACAATTCTCATTACCGGACTAATGAGGTTGTTTTCGATGATATACTTTGCCCCAACACCAACGCCAATAACGGTGATTGCAATTCCAATCTTGTTTATAAGGTTTTCACCAATAAACCGTTCAAAGCTGTTGCTTTGCTTTGGTGCTTTCTGTTCTATGATTGGTTTGCTTTCTATAGTTTCCGCTGGCATTTGCAATGTGGCAGGTTGCTCCTTAATTTTCGCCGGTTCTGGCGCAGGAGTAACCTTCGCCCTATCTGCTTTTAAACGGGCCAGCTCACCCCTCATCTGCTCAAGCCCTTGCTGCATTTGGTCGAGCTGCCTTTGCAACTCATCAATTCTGTTGTTCTGTTCGGCCATGTTGCTTCGGTTTTGAGTTGGAATTCCGAATGATATATCTGGAGTAAATGTAGTAAAATGAAATTACTAAAGGCAGAAAAGGCAACGGAGAAGAGCCTTCGTTGCCTTTTCATAATTATCAAAATTTGCTCTGCTAGTAATCGAGAGCCAGTATCCTACCTTTAGTGAAGTTGAAGAAGGCCTCCTTCTCGGCCACCTTAACACCGGGCATAAGGTCGGCTGCAGTTTTTCCGGCGGCTTTCATGCACCCCGGGCAGGCAAATACGGTAATCCCCTTGTCGATTAGAATCTTAAGCGATTCCTGTGCCGATGGGAAGGTGGGGTAGGTGATGTCCTTTGCATCTTTCAGCACAACCTCAATTCCCTTGATATCGAAGTATACCAGCACATCCTTGTCCATGGACATCATGGTGGCCATCTTTAGCGCCATCACTACGCGGTGTGGGTCATCGAAGCTGTGCGAAATGTGGATAAACACGCCATCCTTTACCTTGTTGACGTTAGGGGTGTCCGCCATATTCATGGTAGACATCTCGTGAGGTTGCTTTTGGTTGCACCCAAATGCAACAAGCACAAGTAGTAGCGAGAAAATTAGTCCTTTTTTCATAGTTTTAGTTTATTGGGTGTATACTCGTAGATGAAATTTTAATGCACATAAGGTATTGCTTTTAATGTACAAAGTCAATAATTGATTGTAGCTGTTATCCAGTTGCTCACGTTGACGCGTGCCATTGTTTTTGAAATGATATCGTTTTTTGAAAACATGCTGTAGAATATGTTTTGAAAATAATGCACGGTGTATTCAGATATGTCATTTAGTGTATATTTGCACCCTGAAATTTTTTTAATAGAGCTATGGGAAGAATATTTGTTGCCGAGGAGTTTTGTCCTAAGAATCATTCATGTCCAACTGCCAGAAGGTGTCCTGTTGGCGCTATTGTCCAGAATAGTCCATA includes:
- a CDS encoding DUF2339 domain-containing protein is translated as MAEQNNRIDELQRQLDQMQQGLEQMRGELARLKADRAKVTPAPEPAKIKEQPATLQMPAETIESKPIIEQKAPKQSNSFERFIGENLINKIGIAITVIGVGVGAKYIIENNLISPVMRIVLGYLAGAILYGFAFKLRSKFESFSAVLLGGAMAIMYFISFLAYSLYDLYPQPVAFGLMLLFTILTVASALSYRNQVIAHIGMVGAYAVPFLLSDGSGKVAVLFTYLAIINIGILAIAFKQYWKALYNAAFGITWLIFLSWFTIKYSVDTHFGLSLLFSTIFFITFYLTFLAYKLLREEKFSANDIVVLLANSFIFFSIGYATLKGHGTGKDFLGLFTVINGLIHAGVAFAVYQKRMVDKNLLRLLQGMVLLFITLAIPVQLKGNWVTLLWAGEAIVLLWVGKKGDEPFYIRLSYPLLLLAFFSIIHDWGSYLSTIYGQEDSLTPFLNIQFLSSMLLTAALGAALWLFLKVRSELQNEFDKIFAIVLPAMLIIAAYFTFRVEIIALLHHVYPINLEPTTDFSNSFSINFKFRELWMLNYTMLFVSIAIALARKRINSIAFTSTFLIIALLTAFNFLVAGLYNLSELRNSSIGGAASISTPYLLRYITIALFATMLYFGFLETRERSWLAKVKEPMELFVALSALWILSSELINWLSLSGYSNSYKLGLSILWGIFAFLLIVLGMWKKKRHLRIGAIVLFSVTLLKFFFYDISHLTPIAKTAVLVALGVLLLVVSFFYHKYRLTIFGPDAEE
- a CDS encoding DsrE family protein, whose translation is MKKGLIFSLLLVLVAFGCNQKQPHEMSTMNMADTPNVNKVKDGVFIHISHSFDDPHRVVMALKMATMMSMDKDVLVYFDIKGIEVVLKDAKDITYPTFPSAQESLKILIDKGITVFACPGCMKAAGKTAADLMPGVKVAEKEAFFNFTKGRILALDY